From the Chryseobacterium sp. G0201 genome, the window TCCACTCACCAATCATTACGATATGGAAGGAGGAATAATAATTGCCACAGAAAATAACACCGAAATTTTTCTTAATGACGCTACAACACCTGTTGTAACGCTTAACGAAGGAGATTATTATAGAATTTTAAACAGTGCATACATCAGCCAAGGCGGCGGACATTATAATGTTTACGTTCGTAGTACAAAAAATATATACCTATATCAATTAATCGGATCATCAGGCGGAACTGCAACAGCAGGATATAATTATATTCCACCATTGAACTGTTTCTTACCAAGAAAAATTGATGAAATTGGTAATATTCAGGCAATGCCGACTTATACAGGTAACGTTGTTCTAAAACTTAATATCTTAACAGAAAAAGGTGCTGTTGTCACAGTAAATGGAGGCTTTCCAACTCCGGCTCAAGGTCCATATCCTCTTTTGGGTAATGACCAATGGGTAACATATGCCATCACCGGAATTACCGGAAATGTTGCTATTACTTCAACAAAAGCAGTTACTGCCGGTGTCAACGGTGGATATAGCACAGCAGGATATGGAGGTTATTTTGCAGGATTCTCTTCAATTCCTTTAATTGCTAAACAAACGGGAACTTGTATTCCTGGCTTAGTATTGGAGGTTGATGATAGTTTTGAAACCTATCAGTGGTTTAGAAATGGAATTGCTATTGCAGGAGCTAATGCTAACTCGTACACGCCGACACAATCCGGAGATTATACCGTAAGAATTACAATAGGATCATGTCCTCCCGAGACAACTCCTGTTTATAAAGTCTACACCTGTCTTCAAGAGACTACAAAAGCAATGACTGTTTGTGAAGGTCTTTTAAATATTGTTCCTCAGTTTACGACTTCAAGTCAAGTCCCTGTGCCGGGAACCGTAACGATTGTTACTCCTCCGGCAAATGGTACGGCAGGTATAGATCCTATAACAGGTGTAATCACTTACGTTCCAACCGTTGGATATTTCGGGGCAGATAAAATTGTTTATAAATTCTGTGGTAACGATCCAAACTTTGTGGATTGTGAGCAGATTACTTTAAATTTAACCGTATCAAAAAGTCCGGTAGTCAATAATGCAACTTTAAGATCTTGTTTCATCGAAACTAATCCGGCAACGGCATTATTTAATCTTACTTTAGCCAGCGTTTCTACAGAACCGGGAGTTACTAAAAGATATTTCCCATCTCCTACCGATGCAGCAAATGGGACGAATGAAATTAATAATCCAACAAATTATATCGCACCAAACGGTGTTATTTATGTAAGAGTCACAAACGCAAACGGATGTTTCAAAGTAGCTGAAGTTACACTTATCGTCCTTGCACCAGTAGAATCAGCTATATTGAAAGATAAGATCATCTGTATGGAAGATAAAACATCGCTGGATGCAGGTCCTGGTTTTAATGCTTACGAATGGAGCACAGGAGCAATAACTCCGTCTATCAATAACGTAGGTGTTGGTACTTATTGGGTAAAACTGAAAACAGGTGACTGTATTACAAAACAGACTGTAACAGTATATTCTTCTGAGCAGCCTGTTATCTCAAATATTGACATCACAAACAACACTGTGACGGCATATGTAGTAGGTGGAACTGCTCCATATAAATATTCTATGGACAATATCACTTGGCAGGATTCAAACATATTTAAAGACGTTCCTAGAGGAAACGGTACTGTATATGTAAAAGATGCTTATGACTGTAATCCTATTGAGGTTGAGATCACAATTCCTAATTTGATCAACGTAATTACGCCTAATAATGATGGTGTGAATGATATTATTGATTATTCTTCATTAGCCCACAAGCCTAATTTGGTTGTTAATATCTTCGACAGATACGGAAGCAAGATCTATCAGGCAGATAAAACAAACGGATACAAATGGGGCGGAACTACAAACGGAACCAATAAAGTATCCACAGGAAATTACTGGTACGATATCAGCTGGAATGAGCCTAATAAAAAGCAAACTCCAATTAAATTCTCCGGTTGGATCTTAGTGAAAAACAGAGAATAATTAATCTAAAATATTTTAATTAAAACCACGATTTCAGAATCGTGGTTTTTTTGTTATTTTTTCAAGGCTTTACTACTTTTTATTATTAAATTTGTGATAAAAGCTGATACTTGATGAAGAAATTTCTATCTTTTATATTTATGTTCTACATTTTCATGTCAACTTTCGCACAGTTGGACAGAGAACATTGGTTTGCCCCAATGGTAGATAGAACGGGGAACCCAAATCCCTATCAAAAATTGTATCTTTCTACCAATCGAACTACTTCTTTTCCGGTAAGCATTTATAATAACAATGTTTTGATCGGTACGGTGAATATCAGTAAAAACAACCCTCAAAAATTTGATGTATTAAGAAATTATATCATCACAACTCAGCAGGCTGATCTCTTTACCCCTACATCAAAAGGGCTTTATTTAAAAGCAGAATTTCCTTTTTATGCCAACTTAAGATTTTCGGTCTATAATCATGCGGAAATTATTACTTCCAAAGGAATTCCTGCCACAGGAAAAGTTTTTCATGCGGCAAATGTTCCTATCAGCGTAAGTAATGTAATTTTAAATTTCATGACAAGCGTTTTAGCAACTGAAGATAATACGACAGTTACTATTTCCGGATATAAAAGTACCGTTCAGTTCTCCAACGGAACGACCGGAGCTACAAACCCAACCATGACTTTTACGTTAAACAAAGGGAAATCCTATATCATTGACGGTAGCGGAGGTATTCCTGGGAACTTTGACGGATTCATCGGCGCTAAAATAGTTTCAGATAAACCCGTTAATATTACCAATGGAAATTTCAACGGTCAATATGCAGGAAATTTTCCCGGTAGTTCAGATATTTTAATGGATCAGGCGGTTCCTGTAGAAAGACTTGGAAATGAATTTGCCATTGTAAAGGGCAACGGTACCATCGGATCTCATATGGAAGGTGCTATGGTTATAGCCACACAAGATAATACCCAAATTTTTGTAAATAATGAAATACCTCCGGTAGCCACGATCAACACAGGCCAGTATTTTGTAATTCCGGATACCAAATATCAGTTACAGGGAAGCGGACATTATAATTTATACCTAAGAACATCAAAAAATGCATACGTTTATCAAATCTTAGCGGGAGCTTCAGGCTCAACTAGTGAAGTGGCAACAGGTGGTTTTAATTTTATTCCGGCTCTAAACTGTTATTTACCAAAGCAAATAAATGAATTAGGCTTAATTGATGAAAATTTTGTTCATTCCAACGCCAATCCTACCGGAATTTTAAATATTCCGACTAAGCTTAATTTAATTACAGAAAGAGGCGCTGTTGTAAACGTAAACGGAGGTGTTCCTCCTGCGACTACAGGTCCTTTTAATATGTCCGGTACCACCAATTGGGTGACTTACGGTATCCCGAATGTTACAGGAACTCTTACGGTAACTTCAACAAAGGCGATCATGGCAGGGATAAGTGCAGGAAGTGACGCGGTGGGATACGGTGGTTTCTTTGCAGGCTTCCCAACACAGCCTATGATTTTAAAATCTGGTGGAGATTGTGCACCCGGACTCGTTCTTACAGTCGACCCTATTATTTATGATACGTACCAATGGTATCGAAATGATGTTCTTATTCCCGGAGCCAATGCATCAACCTATATTCCTACACAATCCGGATATTATCATTGCTCGGTAACAATGGGAAGCTGCGCGCCTTTAGTTTCAGGAAAATACAAGGTTTTGAATTGTTTGAAACAGACTACGGCAATTTATGATGTCTGCTCAGTAAAGACTATTACTCCGGCTTTTAGCAGCTCAACACAAACACCGGTTCCTTCTACCGTTGCAATTACGACTCAGCCGACTTTAGGAACTGCAGTTGTAAATCCAACAACCGGAATAATTACCTATACGGTTACCAACCCAGGAACTACAGGAACAGATACTTTCACCTATACTTACTGCGGAAATGATCCGGAATTTCCGGACTGCGAAACAGTAACGGTAACGATTAATATTCAGTCATTAACGGTAAATAATGCAACATTAACCGCTTGTAACATCAATGGACAAGGAACTTTTAATTTAACAACAGCCACTGTTACCAACAACAGTCCGGTAACAATTACCTATTACCCTACCCTACTTGATGCTCAAAATGAGAATCTTGCAGCATTAATTACAGCTCCTACTACGTATACTGCTCCAAACGGAACCATTGTTTATGCTGTAGTTAAAAATAATATCGGCTGTAAAAGTATTGCTCAGATTACGCTTAACTTATATAATCTTGCCATTGTTTTAAATAATTATAATGGCGTATTTTGTGATGATAATTTAGATGGAACAGTAACCGTAAATTTATCCAACATTACTCCAATCGTTCTTAATAACCCTGGTTATTTTACGAATGTAAGATATTATGCTAATCTTGGCGATGCCAACCTAGGAAATGCCAATACACTTCCTAACAACTGGAGTTACACTGCACCCACAACAATTTACATAAGAGTTGATTCTCCTGACGGATGCGCAGCTGTTGTTCAACCTTTAAATTTCAGCATTGGCGCTAAGATACCTTTAATAAAAACTTCATATGTCGTAAGTGTCTGCGATAACGATCTTGACGGAATCAAAAACGTAG encodes:
- a CDS encoding T9SS type B sorting domain-containing protein, which encodes MKKFLSFIFMFYIFMSTFAQLDREHWFAPMVDRTGNPNPYQKLYLSTNRTTSFPVSIYNNNVLIGTVNISKNNPQKFDVLRNYIITTQQADLFTPTSKGLYLKAEFPFYANLRFSVYNHAEIITSKGIPATGKVFHAANVPISVSNVILNFMTSVLATEDNTTVTISGYKSTVQFSNGTTGATNPTMTFTLNKGKSYIIDGSGGIPGNFDGFIGAKIVSDKPVNITNGNFNGQYAGNFPGSSDILMDQAVPVERLGNEFAIVKGNGTIGSHMEGAMVIATQDNTQIFVNNEIPPVATINTGQYFVIPDTKYQLQGSGHYNLYLRTSKNAYVYQILAGASGSTSEVATGGFNFIPALNCYLPKQINELGLIDENFVHSNANPTGILNIPTKLNLITERGAVVNVNGGVPPATTGPFNMSGTTNWVTYGIPNVTGTLTVTSTKAIMAGISAGSDAVGYGGFFAGFPTQPMILKSGGDCAPGLVLTVDPIIYDTYQWYRNDVLIPGANASTYIPTQSGYYHCSVTMGSCAPLVSGKYKVLNCLKQTTAIYDVCSVKTITPAFSSSTQTPVPSTVAITTQPTLGTAVVNPTTGIITYTVTNPGTTGTDTFTYTYCGNDPEFPDCETVTVTINIQSLTVNNATLTACNINGQGTFNLTTATVTNNSPVTITYYPTLLDAQNENLAALITAPTTYTAPNGTIVYAVVKNNIGCKSIAQITLNLYNLAIVLNNYNGVFCDDNLDGTVTVNLSNITPIVLNNPGYFTNVRYYANLGDANLGNANTLPNNWSYTAPTTIYIRVDSPDGCAAVVQPLNFSIGAKIPLIKTSYVVSVCDNDLDGIKNVDLAQFIPQFTIDPNVTVTYHATLANAQNNVAPLGNPMNLTGAQTIHIRFEKPGVCPNIASITINIKTPKKSNVLFDKVVCPKTKTSLDAGPGFDSYLWSTGATTPSITNVSAGTYWVDLTFDGCTYRQTVNVTESVLPAIVSIEINGNTVTVGASGGTPPYEYSLDGNNWQSSNVFQNVPRGNHVLHVRDSRNCDEITRTFTIINLINTITPNHDGHNDDIDYSELMGNSNLEFRIFDRYGAEVFRGAPTNRFTWDGSLGGRPVSTATYWYFISWTEFGGSTSVKYTSWLLVKNR
- a CDS encoding T9SS type B sorting domain-containing protein produces the protein MKKFLLSLVLIVLAVNTLFAQRDTDHWFAPYFNSSTSSTYQHGLYFSTDSVTPFPVTIYNNNAVIGTVTISKGNPQMFTLPSQYITTTNTSSAAVPNNMGVYTKGDKPYFTSLRIYNSIHGEVVTSKGKAGIGTTFYAAATPITTSLTSSSAMNFTTGIMATEDNTKVTVTGYDPNIQFINNTTPPLTLNFTLNKGQSYILAGVGNTVANQAGFIGTKISSDKPVSVTNGNANGMFATGNTTAGSDLVMDQSVPTTRLGNEFAMVRSLSPLTNHYDMEGGIIIATENNTEIFLNDATTPVVTLNEGDYYRILNSAYISQGGGHYNVYVRSTKNIYLYQLIGSSGGTATAGYNYIPPLNCFLPRKIDEIGNIQAMPTYTGNVVLKLNILTEKGAVVTVNGGFPTPAQGPYPLLGNDQWVTYAITGITGNVAITSTKAVTAGVNGGYSTAGYGGYFAGFSSIPLIAKQTGTCIPGLVLEVDDSFETYQWFRNGIAIAGANANSYTPTQSGDYTVRITIGSCPPETTPVYKVYTCLQETTKAMTVCEGLLNIVPQFTTSSQVPVPGTVTIVTPPANGTAGIDPITGVITYVPTVGYFGADKIVYKFCGNDPNFVDCEQITLNLTVSKSPVVNNATLRSCFIETNPATALFNLTLASVSTEPGVTKRYFPSPTDAANGTNEINNPTNYIAPNGVIYVRVTNANGCFKVAEVTLIVLAPVESAILKDKIICMEDKTSLDAGPGFNAYEWSTGAITPSINNVGVGTYWVKLKTGDCITKQTVTVYSSEQPVISNIDITNNTVTAYVVGGTAPYKYSMDNITWQDSNIFKDVPRGNGTVYVKDAYDCNPIEVEITIPNLINVITPNNDGVNDIIDYSSLAHKPNLVVNIFDRYGSKIYQADKTNGYKWGGTTNGTNKVSTGNYWYDISWNEPNKKQTPIKFSGWILVKNRE